Part of the Natronobacterium gregoryi SP2 genome, CTCCGTGACGCGTTGCGGGATCTCTCCGACGACGTCTTCTTCGACTTACTCGAGAGCGACGAAGCCTACTTGCTCGTCGTAGACGTCCCGGGAGTCACCGCCGACTCGATCGATCTCACAATCGAGGACGGCACGCTCTACGTCGACGCCCAGCGGGAGAAAGAACTTCCCGCCGACTATCAGTACCTATCGGAGAACCGGTCGCTCTTTTTCGACGTCTCTCTCCCGGTCCCCGACGACGCAGTTGCAAGCAACGCGGAGACGACGGTCGACCGCGGCGTCCTCGAACTGACGCTTCCCAAGCAGGCACCGGACGGAAAGACGACGATCGAAGTCGTCGACAACGAGGAACGCGGCCCCGGGGACGG contains:
- a CDS encoding Hsp20/alpha crystallin family protein; the encoded protein is MSALRDALRDLSDDVFFDLLESDEAYLLVVDVPGVTADSIDLTIEDGTLYVDAQREKELPADYQYLSENRSLFFDVSLPVPDDAVASNAETTVDRGVLELTLPKQAPDGKTTIEVVDNEERGPGDGESTDDEPR